One genomic window of Oncorhynchus kisutch isolate 150728-3 linkage group LG24, Okis_V2, whole genome shotgun sequence includes the following:
- the LOC109868982 gene encoding keratin, type I cytoskeletal 18 — MSVKRSSVRGPGSGYSQSITRSSAVPAYRAASTYGGAGGQGTRISSVSYSGVRSGMGGMGMGGSGGSMSSNIQVSASGDTADIMGNEKFAMQNLNDRLASYLEMVRNLEQANGKLELKIREAMEKRGPDVNDYSRYNAILDDLRKKVFDATKGNARLCLQIDNARLAADDFRVKFESELSIRQSVEADIVGLRKVIDDTNMGRMNLESEIESLKEELIFLKKNHDNEVMEMRNMISQSGVQVDVDAPKGQDLAAIMAEVRAKYEKEALKNQEELKAWHETRITEVQSVVSQNTEALQGAHTEINDLRRQLQTLEIELDSQKSLKGSLEGTLRDTEMRYNMEMESLNNILVGLESELTNLRSNIQQQTQEYEHLLNIKMKLEAEIATYRRLLDGGDFKLQDALEDQRTVKTKVMTVTQTLVDGKVVSSSTETKERKQ, encoded by the exons ATGAGTGTCAAGCGAAGCAGCGTCAGGGGACCTGGTAGTGGGTACAGCCAATCCATCACTCGCAGCTCTGCTGTTCCTGCCTACCGGGCCGCCAGCACCTATGGTGGGGCTGGGGGTCAGGGGACCCGCATCTCCTCTGTGTCCTACTCAGGTGTGCGCAGCgggatgggagggatggggatgggaggctCCGGGGGCTCCATGTCCAGCAACATCCAGGTGAGTGCCAGCGGGGACACAGCCGACATCATGGGCAATGAGAAGTTTGCCATGCAGAACCTCAACGACCGTCTGGCCTCTTACCTGGAGATGGTGAGGAACCTGGAGCAGGCCAATGGCAAACTGGAGCTGAAGATCAGGGAGGCCATGGAGAAGAGAGGCCCAGACGTCAATGACTACAGCCGCTACAACGCCATCTTGGATGACCTGAGGAAGAAG GTGTTTGATGCCACAAAAGGCAACGCCCGTCTGTGTCTTCAGATCGACAATGCACGCTTGGCTGCTGATGACTTCAGGGTGAA GTTCGAGTCCGAGCTGTCCATCCGGCAGTCTGTTGAAGCTGACATTGTTGGCCTGAGGAAGGTCATTGATGACACCAACATGGGCCGCATGAACCTGGAGAGCGAGATCGAATCTCTAAAGGAGGAGCTCATCTTCCTGAAGAAGAACCACGACAAC GAGGTGATGGAGATGCGTAACATGATCTCCCAGTCTGGAGTGCAGGTGGATGTGGATGCTCCTAAGGGACAGGACCTGGCCGCTATCATGGCTGAGGTCCGGGCCAAGTATGAGAAGGAGGCCCTGAAGAACCAGGAGGAGCTCAAAGCATGGCACGAAACACGG ATCACAGAGGTGCAGTCTGTGGTGTCACAGAACACAGAGGCCCTGCAGGGCGCACACACAGAGATCAATGACCTCCGCAGACAGCTACAGACACTGGAGATTGAGCTGGACTCACAGAAAAGCTTG AAAGGTTCTCTGGAGGGAACCCTGCGCGACACAGAGATGCGCTACAACATGGAGATGGAATCCTTGAACAACATCCTCGTGGGTCTGGAGTCTGAGCTGACCAACCTCCGCTCTAACAtccagcagcagacacaggagtACGAGCACCTGCTCAACATCAAGATGAAGCTGGAGGCGGAGATCGCCACATACAGAAGACTGCTGGACGGAGGAGACTTCAA GCTCCAGGATGCTCTGGAGGACCAGCGGACAGTGAAGACCAAGGTGATGACCGTCACACAGACTCTGGTGGATGGGAAAGTTGTCTCCTCCAGCACAGAGACCAAGGAGAGGAAACAGTGA